The following are encoded together in the Triticum dicoccoides isolate Atlit2015 ecotype Zavitan chromosome 6B, WEW_v2.0, whole genome shotgun sequence genome:
- the LOC119323186 gene encoding soluble starch synthase 2-2, chloroplastic/amyloplastic-like — MSGYIASSSAAFLLLVASSSCSSSSPRRWRSSSPRSFAAAGTRLHWERRGFSRDGPVPCRSPCAAAGGEDGAAAGESSKEGVAGLRGKLKAAENEDPVSQKSVASAPRLDSSVAEQNGAAATRSKADPSAPVSAAASGYWKDVVVAEQVGTKVDTGGDAAEVSSSPVDSENKGSAPLAGPNVMNVIVVASECAPFCKTGGLGDVVGALPKALARRGHRVMVVIPKYGDYAEARDLGVRKRYKVAGQDSEVSYFHSYIDGVDFVFLEAPPFRHRHNDIYGGERPDVLKRMILFCKAAVEVPWYAPCGGTIYGDGNLVFIANDWHTALLPVYLKAYYRDNGLMQYTRSVLVIHNIAHQGRGPVDDFNIMDLPDHYMGHFKLHDPLGGEHNNVFAAGLKMADRVVTVSHGYMWELKTVEGGWGLHDIINQNDWKLDGIVNGIDTAEWNPAVDVHLHSDDYTNYTRDTLDIGKRQCKAALQRELGLQVRDDVPLIGFIGRLDHQKGVDIIAAAMPWITQQDVQLVMLGTGRPDLEDMLRRFEGEHRDKVRGWVGFSVRMAHRITAGADVLLMPSLFEPCGLNQLYAMAYGTVPVVHAVGGLRDTVAPFDPFGGTGLGWTFDRADAGRMIDALGHCLNTYWNYKESWRGLQVRGMSQDLSWDHAAELYENVLVKAKYQW; from the exons ATGTCTGGGTACATCGCTTCCTCGTCCGCGGCGTTCCTCTTgctcgtggcctcctcctcctgctcctcctcgtcgccgcggCGCTGGCGGAGCAGCTCACCGCGCTCTTTCGCTGCCGCCGGTACGCGGCTGCATTGGGAACGGCGAGGATTCTCTCGGGACGGACCGGTGCCGTGCCGGAGCCCCTGCGCAGCAGCTGGTGGTGAGGATGGCGCGGCGGCAGGGGAGAGCTCGAAGGAGGGGGTCGCTGGGCTGCGCGGCAAGCTCAAG GCTGCTGAAAATGAGGATCCGGTTTCACAAAAATCAGTTGCATCTGCACCCAGGCTAGACAGTAGCGTTGCAGAGCAAAATGGGGCAGCTGCGACCAGATCCAAAGCCGATCCGTCAGCTCCTGTCTCGGCGGCAGCATCAGGTTATTGGAAAGACGTCGTTGTCGCTGAACAGGTTGGAACTAAGGTTGACACCGGTGGAGATGCAGCAGAAGTGTCGAGTTCTCCCGTTGACAGTGAGAACAAGGGGTCTGCTCCTTTGGCTGGCCCGAATGTGATGAATGTCATCGTTGTGGCTTCTGAGTGTGCTCCTTTCTGTAAAACAG GCGGGCTTGGAGATGTCGTGGGTGCTTTGCCCAAGGCTCTGGCCAGAAGAGGGCATCGCGTTATG GTTGTGATACCAAAGTATGGCGATTACGCAGAAGCTCGTGATCTTGGTGTTCGCAAACGTTACAAGGTAGCTGGCCAG GATTCAGAAGTGAGTTACTTTCACTCTTATATCGATGGAGTTGATTTTGTATTCTTAGAGGCCCCGCCCTTCCGCCACCGGCACAATGATATTTATGGAGGAGAAAGACCG GATGTGCTGAAGCGCATGATTTTGTTCTGCAAGGCTGCTGTCGAG GTTCCTTGGTACGCTCCATGTGGTGGTACTATCTACGGAGATGGCAATTTGGTCTTCATTGCAAACGATTGGCATACTGCACTTCTACCTGTTTATCTAAAGGCATATTACCGAGACAATGGCCTGATGCAGTATACTCGTTCTGTTCTCGTGATCCATAACATTGCTCATCAG GGACGTGGCCCTGTAGATGACTTCAACATCATGGACTTGCCTGACCACTACATGGGTCACTTCAAACTGCATGACCCCCTTGGTGGCGAGCACAACAACGTGTTCGCTGCTGGCCTGAAGATGGCAGACCGGGTGGTCACCGTCAGCCATGGCTACATGTGGGAGCTGAAGACGGTGGAAGGCGGCTGGGGCCTCCACGACATAATAAACCAGAACGACTGGAAACTGGACGGCATCGTGAACGGCATCGACACGGCCGAGTGGAACCCCGCGGTCGACGTGCACCTGCACTCCGACGACTACACCAACTACACTCGGGACACGCTGGACATCGGCAAGCGGCAGTGCAAGGCGGCCCTGCAGCGCGAGCTGGGCCTGCAGGTCCGCGATGACGTGCCGCTCATCGGGTTCATCGGGCGGCTGGACCACCAGAAGGGCGTGGACATCATCGCGGCGGCGATGCCGTGGATCACGCAGCAGGACGTGCAGCTGGTGATGCTGGGCACGGGGCGGCCGGACCTGGAGGACATGCTGCGGCGGTTCGAGGGGGAGCACCGGGACAAGGTGCGCGGGTGGGTGGGGTTCTCGGTGCGGATGGCGCACCGGATCACGGCGGGCGCGGACGTGCTCCTCATGCCGTCGCTGTTCGAGCCTTGCGGGCTGAACCAGCTGTACGCGATGGCGTACGGGACCGTGCCCGTGGTGCACGCCGTCGGCGGGCTCCGGGACACGGTGGCGCCCTTCGACCCGTTCGGCGGCACCGGGCTGGGGTGGACGTTCGACCGCGCGGACGCCGGCAGGATGATCGACGCGCTCGGGCACTGCCTCAACACGTACTGGAACTACAAGGAGAGCTGGAGGGGCCTCCAGGTCCGCGGCATGTCGCAGGACCTCAGCTGGGACCACGCCGCCGAGCTCTACGAGAACGTCCTCGTCAAGGCCAAGTACCAGTGGTGA